GGGCACCCTGCTCCCGGAGATCGACGCGCTCGTCATCAAGCTCTACCCGGTGGTCGGCGGCGCCGGAATCCCCCTGTTCACCGCTGACTTCGCCCCCACGTACTTCACGCTCACGGGCACCCGCGCGCTCGAGAGCGGCACGGTCATCCTCACCTACGACAAGAAGTGACCGCCGTGGCGGCCTACGGCCCCGGTGCGCGTCCGTACCGGGGCCGTTCAGCCGGCGTCGGCGAGACGCACGGCGGGTGCTGACCGGCTGGGCCTCACACAGCGCCTTCCGACTAGACGAGTAAGTCCGATGTGATCAGTGGTCGTAGGCGATCAGCGAGCGGGTGACCGGGGCTCCGGTCTTGTTGTTGTGCCAGATCGCCGCGGCCATCGCGAGGATGCGCTGGGCGACGCGTACGGCGACGCCCTCGAAGGTCCGTCCGCCGTGTTGTTCCAGGTCGAGTTGCCCTTTGAGGGTGTCGTCGACCGACTCGATGAGCCGGCGGACCTTCTTGAGTATCGGTTCGCCGTAGCGGGCCTTCTCGCGTTTGCGTGAGGGACGCAGCAGTTCGATGCCCTGTTCGGCGAGGTCGGTTTCGAACGGCTTGGAGGCGAAACCCTTGTCGGAGATGAGCACGATGCCCTCGCGTGCGGCGACCAGGCCTGCGTCGACCTCCAGCATCGCGGCCAGCACCTCGCGCTCGCCGATCTTCGGGTTGGCCAGCGCCCACATGATGGGCATCCCCGCCGGCGTACAGACCAGGTACAACCGCAGGCCCCGGAAGAACTGCGAGTGCGAGGCGCAGTAGCCGTACCCGGCCCAGCCGGCCAGGTTCGAACGCTGCACGGTCGGACGTGACATCCCGCACGGCACCGGCGTGGAATCGGTGATCCAGTGGTTGTCGAACCAGAAGTCGCTGTCGGTGGCCAGTTCCCGGATTATCCGCTTGACCAGTGGCAACGCCGCGCGCAGGCGTTTGTTGTAGCCCGACTGCTGGGGCAGGTACGGGAACATGCCGGACAGGTGCGTGCGGGCGAAGCGCAGCCGGCGGGCCTCGGAGTGGTGGCCGAGCAGGGCCTGGGCCACCGCGAGGCAGATGAGTTCGGAGTCGCTGAGCAGCGGCGGTCTGCCCATCCACCGGGTTCCTCCGATCTCGTCGTCGATC
Above is a genomic segment from Streptosporangium album containing:
- a CDS encoding IS982 family transposase — its product is MTQDLNTLLTALYVKIDDEIGGTRWMGRPPLLSDSELICLAVAQALLGHHSEARRLRFARTHLSGMFPYLPQQSGYNKRLRAALPLVKRIIRELATDSDFWFDNHWITDSTPVPCGMSRPTVQRSNLAGWAGYGYCASHSQFFRGLRLYLVCTPAGMPIMWALANPKIGEREVLAAMLEVDAGLVAAREGIVLISDKGFASKPFETDLAEQGIELLRPSRKREKARYGEPILKKVRRLIESVDDTLKGQLDLEQHGGRTFEGVAVRVAQRILAMAAAIWHNNKTGAPVTRSLIAYDH